The following are encoded together in the Arthrobacter sp. Y-9 genome:
- a CDS encoding amidohydrolase — MLDLLLTRATVRTFDPAQPWAEAVGVTDGRISYVGSAADAPSARRTRDLDGALVTPGVIDSHNHLLLGFDADAVSLEGAETLEEVRRRIKELADRRPELDWICAENAVYSVVHGRRPNARDLAGLTDRPVFVTTYDQHSVWLNDAALRVLGISGEGIGQVGGIPWGNPELDADGRPTGWVTDFYTSAMTTAGLAGLQRDIPMYSPDRRYRKFLSSLEMATATGITTVVEPQVPLAEVPLLDRAIREGKLSSRVIAALFHPVDADDAFRRELRDAVDHGPSHDRLRLGPIKLYADDVIEPHTAWMLDDYANRPGHRGHPSAALGELTRIVTELDRLGFQTHTHATGDGGIRLALDAIEQAARANGTTDRRHGIVHIECLDPTDLPRFRELGVTAAMQPRHCSPDLVAGTWMENVGEQRWDRAWRFRSLMESGAHVALSSDWQVGEMDPLVGFYSALTRAGLDGSDAWTPAERLTLDQALRGYTAEGAWAWHAERELGVIRPGALADLVAWSGNLYDHEQDPAALLDHRAALTLVGGEVVHDADVDPAPVPVYGGQSHCSAHDSHAPAEG; from the coding sequence ATGCTCGATCTTCTCCTGACCCGCGCGACCGTCCGGACCTTCGACCCGGCCCAGCCGTGGGCCGAGGCCGTGGGGGTCACCGACGGCCGCATCAGCTACGTGGGCAGCGCGGCGGACGCACCGTCGGCCCGCCGTACCAGGGACCTCGACGGCGCGCTGGTCACCCCGGGCGTGATCGACTCGCACAACCATCTCCTCCTCGGCTTCGACGCCGACGCGGTCAGTCTCGAAGGCGCCGAGACGCTCGAGGAGGTCCGCCGGCGGATCAAGGAGCTCGCGGACCGTCGCCCCGAGCTGGACTGGATCTGCGCCGAGAACGCCGTGTACTCCGTGGTCCACGGCCGCCGCCCGAACGCCCGCGACCTGGCCGGGCTGACGGACCGCCCGGTGTTCGTCACCACGTACGATCAGCACTCCGTCTGGCTCAACGACGCCGCGCTGCGGGTCCTCGGCATCAGCGGGGAGGGCATCGGCCAGGTCGGCGGCATCCCCTGGGGCAACCCCGAGCTCGACGCCGACGGCCGCCCCACCGGCTGGGTCACCGACTTCTATACGAGCGCCATGACGACGGCGGGCCTGGCGGGTCTCCAGCGCGACATCCCGATGTACTCCCCGGACCGCCGCTACCGGAAGTTCCTGTCGAGCCTGGAGATGGCCACGGCCACGGGCATCACCACGGTCGTCGAGCCGCAGGTCCCCCTCGCCGAGGTGCCGCTCCTGGACCGCGCCATCCGCGAGGGCAAGCTGTCCTCCCGCGTGATCGCCGCGCTCTTCCATCCCGTCGACGCGGACGACGCCTTCCGCCGCGAACTCCGCGACGCCGTCGACCACGGCCCGTCCCACGACCGTCTCCGGCTCGGCCCCATCAAGCTCTACGCGGACGATGTGATCGAACCCCACACCGCCTGGATGCTGGACGATTACGCGAACCGTCCCGGCCATCGCGGACACCCTTCGGCGGCCCTGGGCGAACTCACGCGGATCGTCACCGAGCTGGACCGCCTCGGCTTCCAGACCCACACCCACGCGACCGGCGACGGCGGCATCCGCCTGGCGCTGGACGCGATCGAGCAGGCCGCGCGGGCCAACGGGACCACCGACCGCCGCCACGGGATCGTCCACATCGAATGCCTGGACCCCACGGACCTCCCGCGGTTCCGTGAGCTGGGGGTCACCGCGGCCATGCAGCCGCGGCACTGCTCCCCGGATCTCGTGGCCGGGACGTGGATGGAGAACGTGGGCGAACAGCGCTGGGACCGTGCCTGGCGGTTCCGGTCGCTCATGGAATCCGGGGCGCATGTGGCCCTGTCCAGTGACTGGCAGGTGGGGGAGATGGACCCCCTGGTGGGCTTCTACTCGGCGCTGACCCGGGCCGGGCTGGACGGTTCGGACGCCTGGACTCCGGCGGAACGGCTCACTCTGGATCAGGCCCTCCGCGGCTACACGGCCGAGGGCGCCTGGGCCTGGCACGCGGAGCGCGAACTCGGCGTCATCAGGCCCGGGGCTCTCGCGGATCTGGTGGCGTGGAGCGGGAATCTCTACGACCACGAGCAGGATCCTGCGGCGCTCCTGGACCACCGCGCGGCCCTGACGCTGGTGGGCGGCGAGGTGGTGCACGACGCCGACGTCGATCCGGCGCCCGTTCCGGTCTACGGCGGGCAGTCGCACTGCTCGGCTCACGACAGTCACGCGCCCGCCGAGGGCTGA
- a CDS encoding Na+/H+ antiporter subunit E, producing MSLHRRKIRFLQELPLLIWLMLVWAMLWQDFSPGTLLFGALLAIAVTRVFYLPPVQLSGRFNVFHAVAFGIEVLARMAWASLQVSLVAVFQGPNVRNAVLSVPLRSHSDLILTAVGHVSSWIPGSMVVEVDRSTSTLYLHALDVHTEADAEKVRAGVRRIEAKLIEVMGSREELKRLRAERTGEVTA from the coding sequence ATGAGTCTCCACCGCCGCAAGATCCGGTTCCTGCAGGAGCTGCCGCTGCTCATCTGGCTGATGCTGGTGTGGGCCATGCTCTGGCAGGACTTCAGCCCCGGGACGCTGCTCTTCGGTGCGCTGCTCGCGATCGCCGTGACGCGGGTGTTCTACCTGCCGCCGGTGCAGCTGAGCGGGCGATTCAACGTGTTCCACGCGGTCGCGTTCGGCATCGAGGTGCTGGCGCGCATGGCGTGGGCTTCGCTCCAGGTCAGCCTCGTGGCGGTCTTCCAGGGCCCGAACGTGCGGAACGCGGTGCTGAGCGTGCCCCTGCGCAGCCACTCGGACCTCATCCTGACCGCGGTGGGACACGTCAGCTCGTGGATCCCCGGGTCCATGGTGGTGGAGGTCGACCGCTCCACGTCGACCCTGTACCTGCACGCGCTGGACGTGCACACCGAGGCCGACGCCGAGAAGGTGCGTGCCGGGGTGCGGCGCATCGAGGCGAAGCTCATCGAGGTCATGGGCTCCCGCGAGGAACTGAAACGACTGCGGGCCGAACGGACCGGGGAGGTGACGGCATGA
- a CDS encoding ATP-binding cassette domain-containing protein: MGGFAGGVRPARVTARDWGWRHGGRSRAAVAGLDLDLEPGEKVLLLGPSGAGKSTLLHALAGVLGSAEDDDADESGTLLIDGRAPRDARGRAGLVQQDPETQVVLGRVGDDVAFGAENLAVPPAEIWPRVRQALHDVGLGSLPLDHPTHALSGGQKQRLALAGVLAMRPGLVLLDEPTANLDPDGVLEVRDAVIRAVTASGATLLVVEHRVEVWKDSVDRVVVLGAGADGPSGVVASGDPDAVLDAQGEALAAQGVWIPGRVPVLEGSGRSLSGAGAGRSGDRPVGRPSAGSVGALADTSLAGAVLLEARDLAVSRASASRRGFAPRKSVPVLSGVDLELQAGSALSVTGPNGVGKSTLALTLAGLLAPAGGAVVGSSELLAAGVAVPRHPEPYRWKAKELITRIGTVFQEPEHQFVTGSVLDELRFGPRQLGRGEERVDELLHRLRLDGLADANPYTLSGGEKRRLSVATVLAAHPRLLILDEPTFGQDARTWAELGSLLLELLDEGVSLLSVTHDADFTRALGATELVLGGAPGPELAGAAAVVRTVDEPGKGEA, from the coding sequence ATGGGCGGTTTCGCCGGCGGTGTGCGGCCGGCCCGCGTCACGGCACGAGACTGGGGCTGGCGCCATGGCGGACGCAGCCGCGCAGCTGTGGCAGGGCTCGACCTCGACCTGGAACCCGGGGAGAAGGTCCTCCTGCTGGGTCCGTCCGGCGCGGGCAAATCGACGCTGCTGCACGCCCTGGCCGGAGTTCTCGGCTCCGCGGAGGACGACGACGCCGACGAGTCCGGCACGCTGTTGATCGACGGTCGTGCGCCCCGGGACGCCCGGGGCCGGGCCGGCCTGGTGCAGCAGGATCCGGAGACGCAGGTGGTGCTCGGCCGCGTGGGCGACGACGTCGCCTTCGGAGCGGAGAACCTCGCCGTGCCGCCCGCGGAGATCTGGCCGCGGGTGCGCCAGGCCCTGCACGACGTCGGGCTCGGTTCCCTGCCCCTCGACCACCCCACGCATGCCCTGTCCGGCGGACAGAAGCAGCGACTGGCGCTCGCCGGGGTGCTCGCGATGCGCCCCGGGCTGGTGCTGCTCGATGAGCCCACCGCCAACCTGGACCCCGACGGCGTGCTCGAGGTCCGCGATGCCGTGATCCGCGCCGTCACCGCTTCCGGCGCGACGCTCCTGGTGGTGGAGCACCGCGTGGAGGTGTGGAAGGACTCGGTGGACCGCGTGGTGGTCCTGGGTGCGGGAGCCGACGGGCCGTCGGGTGTGGTCGCGTCCGGTGATCCCGACGCCGTCCTCGACGCCCAGGGTGAGGCTCTGGCCGCCCAGGGGGTCTGGATCCCGGGACGGGTGCCGGTACTGGAGGGCTCGGGTCGCTCCCTGTCCGGGGCCGGCGCGGGCCGCTCCGGAGATCGTCCCGTCGGCCGTCCGAGTGCTGGTTCCGTGGGGGCGCTTGCCGATACCTCGCTTGCCGGTGCGGTCCTCCTGGAAGCCCGGGACCTGGCCGTCAGCCGGGCTTCAGCATCCCGCCGTGGATTCGCGCCCCGGAAGTCCGTCCCCGTGCTGAGCGGGGTGGATCTGGAGTTGCAGGCCGGCAGCGCGCTGTCGGTGACCGGCCCCAATGGCGTGGGCAAATCGACCCTGGCCCTCACCCTGGCAGGGCTGCTCGCTCCGGCCGGGGGCGCCGTCGTCGGCTCGTCCGAGCTGCTGGCCGCGGGCGTTGCCGTGCCCCGGCATCCGGAGCCGTACCGCTGGAAGGCGAAGGAGCTGATCACCCGGATCGGGACGGTGTTCCAGGAGCCCGAGCACCAGTTCGTGACGGGCAGCGTGCTGGACGAACTGCGCTTCGGGCCGCGGCAGCTGGGCCGCGGCGAGGAGCGCGTGGACGAGCTGCTGCACCGCCTGAGGCTCGACGGCTTGGCCGACGCCAACCCGTACACGCTGTCCGGAGGTGAGAAGCGGCGGCTGTCCGTCGCAACCGTGCTCGCCGCCCATCCCCGGCTGCTGATCCTGGACGAGCCCACCTTCGGGCAGGACGCGCGTACCTGGGCCGAGTTGGGCTCACTGCTGCTCGAACTGCTGGACGAGGGCGTCTCGCTCCT
- a CDS encoding DUF4235 domain-containing protein, with translation MQLLFKLLGTAVSIGAGLVGSKLVNAAWEKATGNKPPQKGDDAEASLRAALSFAVISAAVSAVIQVLTNRGTQQAIAKFNKSRDVV, from the coding sequence ATGCAGCTTCTGTTCAAATTGCTCGGTACGGCCGTGAGCATCGGCGCAGGTCTCGTGGGGTCGAAGCTGGTGAACGCCGCGTGGGAGAAGGCCACAGGCAACAAGCCGCCGCAGAAGGGCGACGACGCCGAGGCGAGCCTCCGCGCGGCCCTCAGCTTCGCGGTCATCTCCGCCGCCGTGAGCGCCGTGATCCAGGTCCTCACCAACCGTGGCACCCAGCAGGCCATCGCCAAGTTCAACAAGTCGCGGGACGTCGTCTGA
- a CDS encoding MMPL family transporter — MALLLYRLGKFSYRHRWWVVSFWLVVLLAVGGSAALFKGQLTNEFKIPGTETQRVIDHLKQALPEAAGGTASVVFQNKDGKPFTDEQKKAVSDALNKLNGTSQVQSSVDPFTTQAEVDAAPAKLAAAQKQLDAGKAQQEAGNKQLDDAKKQLDSAKAQAAAAQNSGVQVPAAQAEAAAAQIAAAEKDYNAGRAKADAAAKELAAHQAELDFNKRKSDASQGIRFVSKDDTVAVAQISFKGSLSALSTEDRDHVVNSLVATENTGLNVYPSKELSEDLGSLAGPAEIIGLCVAVLVLIIMLGTLIAAGLPLLMAIVGVGVGVGGTIALSGVIQMNSMTPILALMLGLAVGIDYSLFIVNRHRGQILSGMSMEESVARATGTSGNAVFFAGVTVVITLAALAVPGLPFLSLMGLAAAATVAVAVLVSLTLTPAVLGLVGKRVISKRGWRRAADSAAHPLADHDDAARGWGAWVTKWPWLAVVVSVVVLGVVALPAQKLHLALPDGGSEAADSTAYKAYSTISNAFGDGMNGPIVVVGEFPAGLSEQDAALKQLDLADRLRSVPGVVAALPATLSADRQTAVFQVIPTEGPASEKTVQVVADIRAKGADIQRDLGVKIGLTGQTTANIDVSNKLIEALPLYLSIVVGLSLILLLLVFRSIWVPVLATAGFLLSLAASFGAVVAVYQWGWLGSVFDVPHPGPILSMLPIILIGVLFGLAMDYQVFIGSGMREAYVHGAKAKAAVRIGFKHAAVVVTAAAIIMTSVFAGFIFNHLTMVRPLGFSLAFGVLVDAFVVRMTLIPAAMHLLGKRAWWLPAWLEKHLPDVDVEGARLNQDHREDSATTDDADGTAPALATAAAGVSAPAASGAGEAASAPAPAAASPAKAKKKAKGKRVVVEQPEEPHALTGSHALIQLPDAEPRELGNPIPGGRREARQRERLIATGMIPVVPAAGEEDSQRDDKQESDPVSADR; from the coding sequence ATGGCACTCCTGCTCTACAGGCTCGGCAAGTTCTCCTACCGGCACCGCTGGTGGGTCGTCTCCTTCTGGCTCGTGGTACTCCTGGCCGTGGGCGGCTCCGCCGCGCTGTTCAAGGGACAGCTGACCAACGAGTTCAAGATCCCGGGGACCGAGACCCAGCGGGTCATCGACCACCTCAAGCAGGCCCTCCCCGAGGCGGCCGGCGGCACGGCTTCCGTGGTGTTCCAGAACAAGGACGGCAAGCCGTTCACGGATGAGCAGAAGAAGGCCGTCTCCGACGCCCTGAACAAGCTCAACGGCACCTCGCAGGTCCAGTCGAGCGTGGACCCGTTCACCACGCAGGCCGAGGTGGACGCCGCCCCGGCGAAGCTGGCCGCGGCGCAGAAGCAGCTCGACGCCGGCAAGGCCCAGCAGGAGGCCGGCAACAAGCAGCTGGACGACGCCAAGAAGCAGCTGGACAGCGCCAAGGCGCAGGCCGCCGCGGCCCAGAACTCGGGCGTGCAGGTGCCCGCCGCCCAGGCCGAGGCCGCCGCCGCCCAGATCGCCGCCGCGGAGAAGGACTACAACGCCGGGCGAGCCAAGGCCGACGCGGCCGCCAAGGAACTCGCGGCCCACCAGGCCGAGCTGGACTTCAACAAGCGGAAGTCGGACGCTTCGCAGGGCATCCGCTTCGTCTCCAAGGACGACACCGTCGCGGTCGCGCAGATCAGCTTCAAGGGCTCCCTGAGCGCCCTCTCCACCGAGGACCGGGACCACGTGGTGAACAGCCTGGTCGCCACCGAGAACACGGGCCTCAACGTCTACCCGAGCAAGGAACTCTCCGAAGATCTGGGCAGCCTGGCCGGACCCGCCGAGATCATCGGCCTCTGCGTGGCGGTGCTGGTCCTGATCATCATGCTCGGCACCCTGATCGCCGCAGGTCTTCCGCTCCTCATGGCCATCGTCGGGGTGGGCGTGGGCGTCGGCGGCACCATCGCGCTCTCGGGCGTCATCCAGATGAACAGCATGACGCCGATCCTGGCCCTCATGCTCGGCCTGGCCGTCGGCATCGACTACTCCCTCTTCATCGTCAACCGGCACCGGGGCCAGATCCTGTCCGGCATGTCGATGGAGGAATCCGTCGCCCGCGCGACCGGCACGAGCGGCAACGCCGTGTTCTTCGCCGGCGTCACGGTGGTCATCACCCTGGCCGCCCTCGCCGTGCCGGGTCTGCCGTTCCTGAGCCTCATGGGGCTGGCCGCCGCTGCCACGGTCGCCGTGGCGGTGCTCGTCTCCCTGACCCTGACCCCCGCGGTGCTGGGCCTGGTCGGCAAGCGCGTCATCTCAAAGCGGGGCTGGCGGCGCGCCGCGGACAGCGCCGCGCACCCGCTGGCCGATCACGACGACGCCGCCCGCGGCTGGGGCGCCTGGGTCACCAAGTGGCCGTGGCTGGCCGTGGTGGTGTCCGTCGTCGTGCTGGGCGTGGTGGCGCTCCCCGCACAGAAGCTGCACCTGGCGCTGCCGGACGGCGGTTCCGAGGCCGCCGACTCGACTGCTTACAAGGCGTACTCCACCATCAGCAACGCTTTCGGCGACGGCATGAACGGCCCCATCGTGGTGGTGGGCGAGTTCCCGGCCGGCCTCAGCGAGCAGGACGCCGCCCTCAAACAGCTCGACCTCGCAGACCGCCTGCGGTCCGTCCCGGGCGTGGTGGCGGCGCTTCCGGCCACACTCAGCGCCGACCGCCAGACCGCCGTGTTCCAGGTGATCCCCACCGAGGGACCGGCGAGCGAGAAGACCGTCCAGGTGGTCGCGGACATCCGTGCCAAGGGTGCGGACATCCAGCGGGATCTCGGCGTGAAGATCGGCCTCACGGGTCAGACCACCGCGAACATCGATGTCTCGAACAAGCTGATCGAGGCCCTGCCGCTGTACCTGAGCATCGTGGTGGGCCTGTCCCTGATCCTGCTGCTCCTGGTGTTCCGGTCCATCTGGGTCCCCGTCCTGGCGACGGCCGGCTTCCTGCTGTCGCTGGCCGCCTCGTTCGGCGCGGTCGTGGCCGTGTACCAGTGGGGCTGGCTGGGCTCCGTGTTCGACGTCCCGCACCCCGGCCCGATCCTGAGCATGCTGCCCATCATCCTGATCGGCGTGCTGTTCGGTCTGGCCATGGATTACCAGGTGTTCATCGGCTCGGGCATGCGCGAGGCCTATGTCCACGGCGCGAAGGCCAAGGCGGCCGTCCGGATCGGCTTCAAGCACGCCGCCGTCGTGGTCACCGCCGCCGCGATCATCATGACCAGCGTGTTCGCGGGCTTCATCTTCAACCACCTGACGATGGTCCGGCCGCTCGGCTTCTCCCTGGCGTTCGGCGTGCTCGTGGACGCGTTCGTGGTCCGCATGACCCTGATCCCCGCGGCCATGCACCTCCTGGGCAAGCGGGCGTGGTGGCTGCCGGCCTGGCTGGAGAAGCATCTTCCCGACGTCGACGTGGAAGGCGCTCGCCTGAACCAGGACCACCGCGAGGACTCCGCCACGACCGACGACGCCGACGGGACGGCTCCGGCCCTGGCCACCGCGGCGGCGGGCGTCTCCGCCCCTGCCGCCTCCGGAGCCGGCGAGGCGGCCTCCGCCCCGGCCCCGGCTGCGGCGAGCCCAGCGAAGGCGAAGAAGAAGGCCAAGGGGAAGCGCGTCGTCGTCGAGCAGCCGGAAGAGCCGCACGCCCTGACCGGGTCCCACGCGCTCATCCAGCTCCCCGACGCCGAACCGCGCGAACTGGGCAATCCGATCCCGGGCGGACGGCGCGAAGCCCGTCAGCGCGAGCGGCTGATCGCGACGGGGATGATCCCCGTGGTGCCGGCCGCCGGCGAGGAGGACTCCCAGCGTGACGACAAGCAGGAGAGCGACCCGGTGAGCGCCGACCGCTGA
- a CDS encoding TetR family transcriptional regulator, which produces MARPSNQTARREKLVAAALEAASERGLRSISMTDVAAKAGLTRGAVLYYYEDLDELLVEAHRAGVARFCDARDEIVAGLPTAAARLAAAIRHGLPSGPDDALMRLLYEFDVLAGNSALHHELVETMYRRQLRTYQGILEGGAASGDFALRLPAETLAMNLVALEDAYGLHITAGNSLITVATAEQAMRDAAAALGAAPA; this is translated from the coding sequence ATGGCGAGGCCGAGCAACCAGACAGCACGACGCGAGAAGCTCGTGGCCGCGGCGCTGGAGGCGGCGTCGGAGCGCGGGCTGCGCTCCATCTCGATGACCGACGTCGCGGCGAAAGCCGGTCTGACCAGGGGCGCCGTCCTCTACTACTACGAGGATCTGGACGAGCTGCTCGTGGAGGCGCACCGCGCCGGCGTCGCCCGCTTCTGCGACGCCCGGGACGAGATCGTGGCCGGTCTGCCCACCGCCGCCGCCCGTCTCGCGGCAGCCATCCGGCACGGCCTTCCGAGCGGCCCGGACGACGCCCTCATGCGTCTGCTCTACGAATTCGACGTCCTCGCCGGGAACTCCGCGCTGCACCACGAACTCGTCGAGACCATGTACCGGCGGCAGCTCCGGACCTATCAGGGCATCCTGGAGGGCGGCGCGGCGAGCGGGGACTTCGCCCTGCGCCTGCCGGCCGAGACCCTGGCCATGAACCTCGTCGCGCTGGAAGACGCGTACGGCCTGCACATCACGGCGGGGAACAGCCTCATCACCGTGGCCACGGCGGAACAGGCCATGCGCGACGCCGCAGCCGCCCTGGGCGCGGCCCCCGCCTGA
- the mnhG gene encoding monovalent cation/H(+) antiporter subunit G, with product MTADGNSIDWNSVVDILSGVALTLGALLSLGAAVGMVRFPDLMSRMHAASKPQVLGLLLVLVALGLQMRSWVVWPVLLLAWLFQLLTVPISAHMVSRAGYRTKHRHPELLTEDDLAAVVSQAAEERKTQD from the coding sequence ATGACCGCTGACGGAAACAGCATCGACTGGAACAGCGTGGTCGACATCCTGAGTGGTGTGGCCCTGACCCTCGGCGCTCTGCTGAGCCTCGGCGCCGCGGTGGGCATGGTCCGTTTCCCGGACCTCATGAGCCGCATGCACGCCGCGAGCAAGCCGCAGGTCCTGGGTCTGCTGCTGGTCCTGGTGGCACTGGGGCTCCAGATGCGCAGCTGGGTGGTCTGGCCCGTGCTCCTGCTCGCCTGGCTCTTCCAGCTGCTGACGGTGCCGATCTCGGCGCACATGGTCAGCCGCGCGGGCTACCGCACCAAGCACCGCCACCCGGAGCTGCTGACGGAGGACGACCTTGCCGCCGTCGTGTCCCAGGCCGCGGAGGAGCGGAAGACGCAGGACTGA
- a CDS encoding ECF transporter S component, which produces MTTQAVAQRRGWRVVDIVVAALIAVAGGVLFWAWSQGANLITPLTAAYAPLSGLYAGGWMIPAVLGALIIRKPGAALFCEAVAASGELIMGSQYGLTVLISGLLQGLGAELIFAAFLYRKFNLPTALLAGAASGLFCGLNDSFLPWGWNIAYDGTAKFLYILFCLISGAVIAGALSWVATRGLARTGALSSFASRKAGTEPVFG; this is translated from the coding sequence ATGACTACTCAGGCTGTTGCCCAGCGTCGTGGCTGGCGCGTGGTGGACATCGTGGTGGCGGCGCTGATCGCCGTGGCCGGTGGCGTGCTGTTCTGGGCGTGGTCCCAGGGCGCGAACCTGATCACCCCGCTGACCGCCGCCTACGCTCCGCTCTCGGGCCTCTACGCCGGCGGCTGGATGATCCCGGCCGTGCTCGGCGCCCTCATCATCCGCAAGCCCGGCGCCGCTCTCTTCTGCGAGGCGGTCGCCGCGAGCGGTGAGCTCATCATGGGTTCGCAGTACGGCCTCACCGTGCTGATCTCCGGGCTGCTGCAGGGCCTCGGCGCGGAGCTGATCTTCGCCGCGTTCCTCTACCGGAAGTTCAACCTGCCCACCGCGCTTCTGGCCGGAGCGGCATCCGGGCTCTTCTGCGGCCTCAACGACAGCTTCCTGCCCTGGGGCTGGAACATCGCCTACGACGGCACCGCCAAGTTCCTCTACATCCTCTTCTGCCTCATCTCCGGCGCCGTGATCGCGGGCGCGCTGTCCTGGGTGGCCACGCGCGGCCTGGCCCGGACCGGCGCCCTCTCCTCCTTCGCCTCCCGCAAGGCCGGTACCGAGCCGGTCTTCGGCTGA
- a CDS encoding thioredoxin domain-containing protein, with amino-acid sequence MRTQKAGPTAKTLLASLALVVAAGTLGACGAPSSSHATAPSASATATAPGTPSAELMAKLVPSDARIIANPAKPRTTLILFTDYQCPYCAKMDTLIERAKKEYGSEVRIVVRNFPLPMHENAPLAAKAVEAAAEQGALEKMGHLVFSKQAEWAKSTSGQAATFTGYARELGLNMDRFAKDFTSQAVATRVQRDLDDAKELGLRGTPSVVLEGQLLQVDSSDYTTLKAPLDQVLGN; translated from the coding sequence ATGCGCACCCAGAAGGCCGGACCGACCGCCAAGACCCTCCTCGCCTCACTGGCCCTCGTGGTCGCCGCGGGGACGCTGGGAGCGTGCGGGGCGCCGTCGTCGTCCCATGCGACCGCGCCGTCCGCGAGCGCCACGGCCACCGCACCGGGCACGCCGTCCGCCGAGCTCATGGCGAAGCTCGTCCCCTCGGATGCGCGGATCATCGCCAACCCGGCGAAGCCGCGGACCACCCTCATCCTCTTCACCGATTACCAGTGCCCGTACTGCGCCAAGATGGACACCCTGATCGAGCGTGCCAAGAAGGAGTACGGCTCCGAGGTGCGGATCGTCGTGCGGAACTTCCCGCTCCCCATGCATGAGAACGCCCCGCTCGCGGCCAAGGCCGTGGAGGCTGCCGCCGAACAGGGCGCCCTGGAGAAGATGGGCCATCTCGTGTTCAGCAAGCAGGCCGAATGGGCCAAGTCGACGTCGGGCCAGGCGGCGACCTTCACCGGGTACGCCCGCGAGCTGGGACTGAACATGGACCGCTTCGCCAAGGACTTCACCTCCCAGGCCGTCGCAACCCGCGTCCAGCGCGACCTCGACGATGCCAAGGAACTCGGCCTGCGGGGCACCCCGTCCGTGGTGCTGGAAGGCCAGCTGCTGCAGGTCGACTCCAGTGACTACACCACCCTGAAGGCCCCGCTGGATCAGGTGCTGGGGAACTGA
- a CDS encoding TetR family transcriptional regulator: MDSTTFLDGTPPDHPHGGSAEEKTSRRELNKQATRAAIIEAAVNLLSENGLGNFTAEDLADAVGISRRTFFNYFPSPEAALAATVQNFLDGAIGEFRQRPADETILDSAIAAVMALVEPGSLSRMARMCLLTENQPQVQRWQLMAWDDATSKLSAAAVERLGTKADPFFVRTMVGAIIGAGKAATEFWLEHEAPRSGQVTDADSMVLRNLITQALQHLRNGFA, translated from the coding sequence ATGGACTCCACCACATTCCTGGACGGAACTCCACCGGATCATCCCCACGGCGGCTCCGCGGAGGAGAAGACCTCCCGCCGCGAGCTCAACAAGCAGGCCACCCGCGCAGCCATCATCGAGGCCGCGGTCAACCTGCTCTCCGAGAACGGCCTGGGCAATTTCACGGCGGAGGACCTGGCCGACGCCGTCGGCATCTCCCGCCGCACCTTCTTCAACTACTTCCCGAGCCCCGAGGCGGCCCTGGCGGCCACGGTCCAGAACTTCCTGGACGGCGCCATCGGAGAGTTCCGCCAGCGCCCCGCCGATGAGACGATCCTCGATTCCGCGATCGCCGCGGTCATGGCGCTCGTCGAGCCCGGATCACTCTCCCGCATGGCGCGGATGTGCCTTCTGACCGAGAATCAGCCCCAGGTCCAGCGCTGGCAGCTCATGGCCTGGGATGATGCGACCAGCAAGCTCAGCGCCGCCGCCGTGGAACGTCTGGGAACAAAAGCGGACCCCTTCTTCGTCAGAACCATGGTGGGCGCCATCATCGGCGCCGGGAAGGCCGCAACGGAGTTCTGGCTGGAACACGAGGCTCCTCGCAGTGGACAGGTGACGGATGCCGACAGCATGGTCCTCAGAAACCTCATCACCCAGGCCCTCCAGCACCTCCGCAACGGCTTCGCCTGA
- a CDS encoding monovalent cation/H+ antiporter complex subunit F: protein MINPVFVTVAVVALGIASAAAIYRIAKGPSLLDRVLATDVLLSIVVTALCIDMAVHRHLNNLILVISLTVVGFIGSVTVARFVQDRREEPRDDR, encoded by the coding sequence ATGATCAACCCGGTCTTCGTGACGGTGGCCGTCGTGGCGCTGGGGATCGCCTCCGCCGCAGCGATCTACCGGATCGCCAAGGGCCCGTCCCTGCTGGACCGCGTGCTCGCCACGGACGTGCTGCTGAGCATCGTGGTCACCGCCCTGTGCATCGACATGGCCGTGCACCGGCACCTGAACAATCTGATCCTGGTGATCTCGCTGACCGTGGTGGGTTTCATCGGTTCCGTGACCGTCGCACGCTTCGTGCAGGACCGCCGTGAGGAGCCCCGCGATGACCGCTGA